The sequence CTTCAGGGTCGCCGAGATCTTCTCCTGGTCGATGGTCGACGGGAGGGAGAACGACCGCTGGAACGTGCCGTAGGCGCGCTCGATGCGATGGTAGTTCTCCTCCTTGACCTCCTTCTCGACCTTCCGCTCGCCCCGCAGGGTCAGCAGGCCGTCCTTGACCTCGATGCCGACCTGCTCCCGCGTGAGCCCGGGAAGCTCCGCCTTGACGATGACAGAGTCGTTGGTTTCGTAGATGTCGACCGCCGGGGTCCACATCCCCGTTCCCAGCCCCTCTTCGCGCCCCTTCGTGCGGGTGAACGTGTCCTCGAAGAGCTGGTTCATCTTGTCCTGGATCGAGGACAGATCCCTCACCGGATCCCACCACCGAACGATCGCCATTTCCCTTCTCCTTTCTCCCACCTGCGCTCCATGCGCCCCGGTGGACCGCTGAAATGATATCCCCGCTACTTCT comes from Deltaproteobacteria bacterium and encodes:
- a CDS encoding Hsp20/alpha crystallin family protein yields the protein MAIVRWWDPVRDLSSIQDKMNQLFEDTFTRTKGREEGLGTGMWTPAVDIYETNDSVIVKAELPGLTREQVGIEVKDGLLTLRGERKVEKEVKEENYHRIERAYGTFQRSFSLPSTIDQEKISATLKDGVLELTLPKREQAKPKQITVAVK